Proteins co-encoded in one Pseudobdellovibrionaceae bacterium genomic window:
- a CDS encoding glycosyltransferase has product MKTQIERFGFFFARNFFESRRVRICFSRPWESRLVSIQNVISPIESRMKVAVLIPCFNEEASVAQVVTESRRFLPNAEIWVIDNASTDRTAELASSVGAKVLLSPLAGKGNAIRHGFRVIDADYYVMVDGDGTYPMREAPKLLELARTQNFEMVAGSRLQRARREAFRPFHFFGNRFFTGLVALSFGFPVRDLLTGLRVFSRRYRNEVQLTSRGFELETEMTVRAIAQNMAFCEKDISYVERVSGSSSKLRTFKDGFKIFMTIASLLAFFRPRFFFGSLGILCWSIWALADARWAMPLAPLTAGFFLAAFVLDHQRRRESFRLRSVEDSSADPSSSGSKAA; this is encoded by the coding sequence TTGAAAACCCAAATCGAGAGATTTGGGTTTTTTTTTGCCCGAAACTTTTTCGAGAGTCGGCGGGTGCGGATTTGCTTTTCCAGACCTTGGGAGAGCAGGCTGGTCTCAATTCAAAACGTCATTTCACCGATAGAGAGTCGGATGAAAGTTGCGGTTTTGATTCCTTGTTTTAATGAAGAGGCGAGCGTTGCCCAGGTGGTGACCGAGAGCCGTCGTTTTTTGCCGAATGCCGAAATTTGGGTGATCGACAATGCATCGACCGATCGGACGGCCGAGTTGGCGTCTTCGGTGGGGGCGAAGGTTTTGCTTTCGCCGCTGGCCGGTAAAGGGAATGCGATCCGCCACGGGTTTCGGGTTATCGATGCGGACTACTATGTCATGGTTGATGGCGATGGAACTTATCCGATGCGGGAAGCTCCGAAATTATTGGAGCTCGCCCGGACGCAGAATTTCGAGATGGTGGCAGGGAGTCGACTTCAGCGGGCACGACGCGAGGCTTTTCGTCCGTTTCATTTTTTCGGCAATCGTTTTTTCACGGGCCTTGTTGCGTTGAGTTTTGGTTTTCCGGTGCGAGATCTTTTGACGGGTTTACGGGTGTTTTCGCGCCGGTATCGGAACGAAGTTCAGCTGACGTCGCGGGGTTTTGAGCTTGAGACCGAGATGACGGTTCGGGCGATCGCGCAGAATATGGCATTTTGCGAAAAAGATATTTCTTACGTCGAGCGGGTTTCGGGAAGTTCTTCGAAGCTTCGGACGTTCAAAGATGGTTTTAAGATCTTCATGACGATCGCGAGTCTGTTGGCATTCTTCCGGCCGCGCTTTTTCTTCGGCAGTTTGGGAATTTTGTGCTGGTCGATTTGGGCTCTGGCGGATGCGCGATGGGCGATGCCTCTTGCTCCACTGACCGCGGGATTTTTTTTGGCGGCTTTTGTTTTGGATCATCAGCGTCGTCGTGAAAGTTTTCGCCTTCGTTCCGTCGAAGATTCGTCGGCGGATCCATCGTCTTCGGGATCGAAGGCGGCTTAG